The genomic interval CCCGGCTGGCCGCTTCGACGCGTCCGGACCGGATCTTTGAGGTGACCCTTGCGGCGGCCAAGGCGGCTGGGCTGGTCGGGCGCAAACGGGTCCTGGACTCGACCCCGTTGTATGACGCTGTGGCCACGATGGACACCGTCACCTTGATCCGCTCGGCTATCCGTGGGGTGCTCAAGGCTGCCGGTGCCGAGCTGGGCGCGCAGCTGCGGGCCGTGATCCGCCGCGACGACGACTACGCCGCCGCGGGTAAGCCGGTCTGTGACTACGACGATGCCGCCGCCCGCAAACATCTCGTGGACGCCCTGGCAAAGGACGGCACAGCGGTACTTGCGGTGCTGGATGGTCGCGAGCTGGACCCCGCCGCGACCCAGGCTGGTGCGCTGCTGGCGACCGTGCTCGGCCAGGACCTGGACATGGGGACCGGAGGGGTCTTCACGATCGCGCGCCGGGTCGCCAAAGACCGGGTGATCTCCACCGTGGACCCCCAGTCCCGGCATGGCCACAAGACCTCAGCCCACCGATTCGATGGGTTCAAGGGTCACATTGCGATCGACCCGGACGCCGAGGTCATCACCGCGACCGCGGTCACCGCGGGCAACACCAGCGACGCGGCCTCAGCTGTTGGCCTGCTCGCCGGCGACATCCCCGACCCAGGCAGCACCGAGCGCACCGATGACGCGGACGCACCCGGTGAGCCGGCGGCCACATGTAGCGGCAACCGGGGCAACGACACCGAGCAGGCCGGTGCCGTGCAGGATGACGCGGCCGAATCCCAGGAGGCGCCGTTGGCGGTCTACGGCGACGCCGCGTACGGCGCAGGCGCCCTGCTGGCTGAACTGGAGGCCGCCGGTGCGAAGGTCATGACCAAGGTCCAGCCGCCGGTCGCACCAGGGGGTCGCTTCCCCAAGGACCGCTTCGCTGTCGACACCGAGGCCGACACCGTGACCTGCCCCGCCGACGTTGTCGTGCACATCCGGGCGGCCAAGGCCGGCGCTGGGACAGCGGCCTTCGGCGCGGCCTGCAAGGGGTGCCCGCTGGCCGCCCAGTGCACGACCGCCAAGGCCGGTCGCGTTATCCGGATCGGCCGCTACGAAGCCGAGCTCGTCCGGGCCCGGGCCGCCCAGGCCGACCCCACCTGGCGGGCCGACTACCGGGCC from Actinomycetes bacterium carries:
- a CDS encoding transposase, which translates into the protein MTLGLAPKQGDLLRTTVGYCEGRVGTDSIYAVLNRECFTLFPDEMFADLFTDVGRRSVPPMIVAVVMVLQRIEGCSDREAVDRFTFDARWKYAAGGLAFDYPGFVHTVLVDMRARLAASTRPDRIFEVTLAAAKAAGLVGRKRVLDSTPLYDAVATMDTVTLIRSAIRGVLKAAGAELGAQLRAVIRRDDDYAAAGKPVCDYDDAAARKHLVDALAKDGTAVLAVLDGRELDPAATQAGALLATVLGQDLDMGTGGVFTIARRVAKDRVISTVDPQSRHGHKTSAHRFDGFKGHIAIDPDAEVITATAVTAGNTSDAASAVGLLAGDIPDPGSTERTDDADAPGEPAATCSGNRGNDTEQAGAVQDDAAESQEAPLAVYGDAAYGAGALLAELEAAGAKVMTKVQPPVAPGGRFPKDRFAVDTEADTVTCPADVVVHIRAAKAGAGTAAFGAACKGCPLAAQCTTAKAGRVIRIGRYEAELVRARAAQADPTWRADYRATRPKVERKIGHLMRRRHGGRRARVRGQTKVAADFSLLAAAVNLARFGVLGLTRASGRRWVVVTS